A window from Balearica regulorum gibbericeps isolate bBalReg1 chromosome 1, bBalReg1.pri, whole genome shotgun sequence encodes these proteins:
- the CFAP300 gene encoding cilia- and flagella-associated protein 300 isoform X3: MSAGVGRCAVGFAFRSLPQKAFSCLGDKDIQERLLKWSMQGRITAQAFSFDQQFKPYQKDEFVMAFFNDQNVNSSLKLLSASGQWTTLGSKVTKIEATVVPCTQISMSFFDRLYSEGVVRETGDIVKCYDDYYDDILISDELRKVLLLEDSDHYDIFSQLDRKEFLFCLFKHLCIGGTLCQFEDVVDPYLETTKALYKDLVRMITACVTLRVKATNRLLPT; this comes from the exons ATGTCCGCCGGGGTTGGGCGCTGCGCGGTGGGCTTCGCTTTCCGCTCCCTGCCGCAGAAAGCTTTCTCCTGCCTGGGGGACAAGGACATCCAGGAACGACTTCTCAAATG gtCCATGCAAGGCAGGATCACAGCACAAGCATTCAGTTTTGACCAGCAATTTAAGCCCTATCAAAAGGATGAATTTGTTATG GCATTTTTTAATGATCAAAATGTGAACTCCAGTTTAAAGTTGCTCTCAGCTTCAGGACAATGGACTACATTGG GTTCCAAAGTGACAAAAATTGAAGCTACAGTGGTGCCCTGTACACAGATTTCCATGTCGTTTTTTGATCGGCTGTACTCTGAAGGAGTTGTTAGAGAAACTGGAGATATTGTGAAATGTTATGATGACTATTACGATGATATTCTCATCTCTGATGAATTAAGGAAG GTCTTGCTTCTGGAAGATTCAGACCACTATGACATATTCAGTCAATTGGATCGCAAGgaatttctgttctgtctttttAAGCATCTTTGCATTGGAGGAACTCTTTGCCAGTTTGAAGATGTAGTTGACCCATACTTAGAAACTACAAAAGCTTTATATAAAGACTTGGTGAG